The following DNA comes from Papaver somniferum cultivar HN1 chromosome 4, ASM357369v1, whole genome shotgun sequence.
ctcgcagctgagtagcatgaatttcccgaagtatcaaaattaaggtccgcatgaaaatgctcaatcagaagatGCGTTAACTGCTCTTTGAGAATAAAaggattttgtgtcaacacacagaattttttaaatttgttcaattttgtgataactcacaaaattcaagttttgacctaattaatttgcaaaaattaggcctTTTTGCGCCtgtgcaaatatctcgaacctattggtcgaggccaaacctaggcAATCTAGGAAACTAATCcaccatggagctagtaggagcaaagtcctaccagaaaacaagaaataaaataggAGCCGCAGAAAATAGGatcagcaacaaaaggaggcgtggccatgtcACATGGCCGGCCAGTTTAGGCGCCACCCGCAgacggccacgccccatgctgcaTGACCGGCCCCCCTCTttcatatcgaccaatcaggtcactatAAAGCCGCCACGCGCACTAGAGATGTAGCCACGCCCCCATGCTGCTTGCCGACACTCCTCTTTCCCATAGACCAATCAGGTAGttctaaatccgccacatgcacatggAATATGGCCGGGCCCATACTTGTCAGCCCTCTTTCCtatcggccaatcaggtcgctttaaatgcgccacgCGCACTAGAGATGTCGCCACGCCCTATGTTTGGTCGTCCccctttcctatcgaccaatcaggtcgccctaaacccgccacacgcattaaAAAGGGTAAACTACACCGGATGGTCACAATGGCAATCAACATGCCATTTCGCACCAACATGCtagtcggcatgccaacatgccgcgccaacatgccactccgcggAAGTAGCATGCGAATGTGATATAGTAGCACAGTTGCATGCTAAACCACCTTATGTCTGTGGCCAACACCAAAACAAACCTCAATCAGGGTTTCCTGACCAAAATATGACTCTTGTTTTAGTCAAAACCCTATTTCctggtcgtggcccaaattacgccactttagccccacaacatgccacgaaccATGCGGGacccataaaaccctaaaaatggcgccatgctATGGACACCCATGGatatccttgcgcctgtggtcgtTCCCACATTATGGACTTGCCATAATTATTTTGACGCGGCCATGGCACCATCCGCACAAAAAGGTCGCGGCCATACGACACATGCGCTAATTAGAGTTCTGACATTCCAAACCCAAATTTAGGTAAGATCGCTACGCCGGACATGTCAAATAATGATACCcagggcattaagtttgatacgaAAACTGGAGCCAATATTGCAAGCCATATTTGGAtccaacaccaatatgccaagatataACGATCGTGGCTACGCCATGCTCTAATCGTCccgctatgccactggcatgtgccaattgcACCACTACGCCATTACCAGGTGCCAAcaggatgtggccataatcaacaacCACCTTCTCTCATTAatcacaatctcagccgtccgaaTTCGCCACGGAATTGACCGACTTATGGTAAGTCTTAggtgaccaaccaagactaacctaatagcgtcacacACCATTCTCCTGCGGAAAGTCTCTTGAATTGACTTGTCACACATGGATAGCCACCACCTAGTTGGCATACAGTTAAtcagaataattaggtcttgcaaacaagacccacttagcaatctgctgcacattttccacgaaaatactcgagacatcaaacatgtcacaaactgggggatgctcatcagggtattggtctggcgatttactgTGTGtgaaacacgcccattataagaaagtgtcaggaaggcgggcagttagtggcgacaagaagtagtgggtgtaaactaacgcGTTTCCTTCATAttggggacgtggtttctagcatttacacattaccccacttctccgtCACTCAACcacttccacttcctacgagatcagtgtACGTTCACTACCCTGCTTAATAAGAGTTAATGCAATTACAAATCAATCTTAAAATGAATGACTCGTGGAGAGTATAACTCAGTAAAATTGAGATTACAATATGAGTATGTTGTAGCGAATTTTACCTGTCAAATGCATGCCTCTCTAAGAACTGAAGAGCATATTGCAATTGCAACAACGACATCAGGAATTGCTGCAACCATGATGCCAGGTGGGCGGACCGCTCATTCTAGGTTCAAGATACCCGTACCATCTGACTTAACATCTACGTGTGACATACCTGTGGACACTGATTTAGCAGATCTCATTCAGAAGGCCAGCCTGATTATTTGGGACGAAACGACAATGACAAACCAATATGAATTTGAAGATTTAGATCGGACATTAAGAGATGTAACTAATGTCGAGCAACCATTTGGAGGTAAAAAATTTGTTTTGGGTGGTGATCTTCGTCAAGTGTTTCTTGTAATTGAACGCGACACCCAAGCACATGCAGTAAGTGCATGCTTAACCAATGCAAAATTCTGGAAGGATGTCAAGGTAATTCATCTCAAAGAAAACAGGCGTTCAAGGTTGGATCCCGATTTCTCGGAATTCTTGCTTCGCATTGGAGATGGAGTTGAGCCGTATGTTATGGAAGACATGGTGAAACTTCCAGATGACCTTATGTTGGAATGGGATGGAGAGCATGTTAGGAGATTGATTGACGAGGTTTTCCAAAGACTTGAATAAAATTCATTTGACAAAGTTTATATGAGTAAGGGATCCTTGATAACTCCAAAGAAATACGTTGTCGAAAAGCTCAATCATAAAGTTATTGAAATCTTCCCAGGAGCCGAGGTAGTGTATCACTCCTTTGACACGGTAACAGATGACCCCAAGAATTTGTGGACAGAAGATTTTCTCAATAGTGTTGCTCCAGGTGGATTGCCTCCTCACAAGCTTATACTGAAGATAGGTGTTCCAATTATTCTCTTGAGAAACCTTGATCCAAAGTGTGGTCTTTGCAATGGCACAATGTTACTGTGTCGAAGACTATTCACAAACTTCATCGATGCATAAATTGTTACATGTAGTCGCTCAGGGATGAGAGTGTTGATTCTGAGATACCCGTGGAGCCCCCAAAAGACTAAAAACTTCCTTTTAAGCTTACACGAAAGCAGTTTCCAGTTCGTGCAAGTTTTGCTCTAACGGTTAACAAGTCTCAAGGGCAGACCATACCACATGTTGGTGTTTACCTACAAGAACATGTGTTTAGTCATGGATAATTATATGTTGCTTTTTCAGGGGAGTCTCAAGAACCACAGTAAAATTATTAGTCAAGAATGGGTCTCTTCCAGATATTGCTGGAACGTATACCAGGAATGTTTTTTTTCAAGATGTTCTGAAATTATGTGATAGTGTTGGGTGATGTATTTCTGATTGATGTATTTCTaaattacaaaaaattaaaaaaattgttgTTGGTATGTTGCTGAGAAACATTTTATTATAACGTCAAATTTTTTCTGAACACGGAATATCGAATTATGCCGACGTGCAAAGCACGTGCGCTCAACTTGTTAATTTTAATAAAAGTAGAGAATCAAAACGATCGAGAAGGCTCTAAGGAGATTCTAAAAGTAGGGCCAGAATAGAAAAAAATGGATTTAATTATTAtgcttcattcatattttcttgggtgGTTCTGGACAGACCGTCCGTTTGAACCACCACAAAACCGCACAGACACATCAAGAAGGGCTAGCCCCTCGAGGGGAAAACAGGGGTCCCGCTTTTGATTTGATATTTTTTCTGTGCGGTGTTTTGGGCTTTTTTTTGTGGTCAGTTAGGAATTTTCGTATTTACTTTGGTTAAATTATATTTTGGGGATTTGTGCATACAAAgtgatgattttttttatatatctaTATTAGCAATTTCAATATAATATCTAGCATATGTAAATGTCTCGAATATCGATGATTTTTTTGTAGATGGAAAAGGTGAAAACGTCACTTATACTTTAGAAAATCCCCTTACATAAGAACTTTTTTCTTTTGGTAAataagatttcattaaaaaaCTAAGGAGAGGCAGAGGCCTGAGTTACATCATGAGTAAAGCCATCTAATACCAGAAAGTTAGAGTCTCTTCTCCTaatatttgatttatctactaacaATTTAAGATTAATACATGAAGGAGGGAtaacatcaaaataaaaata
Coding sequences within:
- the LOC113272706 gene encoding uncharacterized protein LOC113272706 codes for the protein MTRGEYNSVKLRLQYEYVVANFTCQMHASLRTEEHIAIATTTSGIAATMMPGGRTAHSRFKIPVPSDLTSTCDIPVDTDLADLIQKASLIIWDETTMTNQYEFEDLDRTLRDVTNVEQPFGGKKFVLGGDLRQVFLVIERDTQAHAVSACLTNAKFWKDVKVIHLKENRRSRLDPDFSEFLLRIGDGVEPYVMEDMVKLPDDLMLEWDGEHVRRLIDEVFQRLE